From one Actinopolyspora saharensis genomic stretch:
- a CDS encoding helix-turn-helix domain-containing protein yields MRGAGEELSVGERVAFYRRRRGLSQAVLAGLMGKSEDWVSKVERGDRQVNRIDVLVELARQLRVTLNDLMGEPVLFEDDENNDDVPAIRDALMSPERLSRTLFGGAMQPEYVDPEPVARVAEEAWHQYQNGSVGHVVGMLPGLLKSAQQLERTSSGHPTYYRCAHAVSARVHHLAATTLSKVGESDLSWIAAERAMQAADRSEDPLVLASASRAGTHALLAVGRFDDALSLGETAARWLTPQVREAEPEALSLYGMLFLRTAVAAARRQDRQTTRELLGQADTAAQRLGVDANYWQTGFGPANVELHRLSASLDLGDVSNVVERGETVHPTHLPVERQVTHSIDLARALSMLARDDDATRVLLDAESKAPQLVTHSSMVREVVRTMYRRAPVTNGSKSSPLLGLAERCRAVR; encoded by the coding sequence GTGCGCGGTGCAGGCGAAGAGCTGAGCGTCGGGGAGCGTGTGGCGTTCTACCGGCGTCGGCGCGGACTGTCGCAGGCGGTGCTTGCCGGGTTGATGGGCAAGTCCGAGGACTGGGTGAGCAAGGTCGAGCGGGGCGACCGGCAGGTCAACCGGATTGATGTGCTCGTCGAACTCGCTCGGCAGCTGCGGGTCACGCTCAACGATCTGATGGGCGAACCGGTCCTGTTCGAAGACGATGAGAACAACGATGACGTGCCCGCCATTCGTGATGCGCTCATGTCGCCGGAACGGCTCTCGCGCACGCTGTTCGGCGGTGCGATGCAACCGGAATACGTCGATCCCGAACCGGTCGCGCGTGTCGCCGAGGAAGCCTGGCACCAGTACCAGAACGGCAGCGTCGGTCACGTCGTCGGCATGCTTCCCGGCCTGCTGAAATCAGCGCAACAGCTCGAACGTACTTCCTCCGGGCATCCCACTTACTACCGCTGTGCACACGCCGTCTCGGCTCGGGTTCACCACCTGGCGGCCACCACGCTGAGCAAGGTCGGTGAGTCCGACCTCTCCTGGATCGCAGCCGAACGGGCCATGCAGGCCGCCGACCGCTCCGAGGACCCGCTCGTGCTCGCCTCCGCCTCCCGCGCGGGCACTCACGCCCTGCTCGCGGTGGGACGCTTCGACGACGCCTTGAGCCTCGGCGAAACAGCGGCCCGGTGGCTCACTCCACAAGTCCGGGAAGCGGAACCGGAAGCGCTGAGCCTGTACGGGATGCTGTTCCTGCGAACCGCGGTCGCCGCAGCTCGTCGACAGGACCGCCAAACCACCCGCGAACTGCTCGGCCAGGCCGACACGGCAGCGCAACGGCTCGGCGTCGACGCGAACTACTGGCAAACCGGCTTCGGACCGGCCAACGTCGAACTGCACCGGCTGTCCGCTTCCCTCGACCTCGGCGACGTGTCCAACGTGGTCGAACGGGGCGAAACCGTGCATCCGACACACCTGCCGGTCGAACGTCAGGTCACGCACTCGATCGACCTCGCACGCGCGCTGAGCATGCTGGCGCGCGACGACGACGCCACCCGCGTGCTGCTCGACGCCGAGTCCAAGGCGCCGCAACTGGTCACGCACAGCTCGATGGTGCGCGAAGTCGTGCGCACCATGTACCGTCGTGCCCCGGTGACCAACGGATCGAAGTCGTCCCCGCTGCTGGGGCTCGCCGAACGCTGCCGGGCGGTGCGATGA
- a CDS encoding flavoprotein: MSTHTLGLIGSAAGGLENIRTSLIEPAITRGWQVAVTLTPTAGTWLEDTGELARVETSTGLPCRVAPRMPREASPHPPIDCFLVCPASANTVAKLALGLADNQALTTVCEAIGTQGVPIVVFPRINAAHARQPAWESHLSALNSAGVHLLTGDEYWPLHEPRGAPAGKDLPWARILDAVDSVTPGQSTSSTD; this comes from the coding sequence ATGAGTACGCACACGCTCGGCCTGATCGGTTCCGCGGCCGGTGGACTGGAGAACATCCGCACCTCCCTGATTGAGCCAGCGATCACGCGCGGATGGCAGGTGGCGGTCACACTCACGCCCACGGCCGGAACATGGCTGGAGGACACCGGGGAGCTGGCCCGGGTCGAGACCTCGACGGGTCTGCCGTGCCGGGTGGCGCCGCGGATGCCGCGCGAGGCCAGTCCGCACCCGCCGATCGACTGCTTCCTCGTCTGTCCCGCGAGCGCGAACACGGTCGCCAAGCTCGCGCTCGGGCTGGCCGACAACCAGGCACTGACAACCGTGTGCGAAGCGATCGGTACTCAAGGGGTGCCGATCGTGGTGTTCCCGAGGATCAATGCCGCGCACGCCCGGCAACCCGCCTGGGAATCCCACCTCTCCGCTCTGAACAGTGCGGGTGTGCACCTGCTGACCGGGGACGAGTACTGGCCGCTGCACGAACCGCGCGGCGCACCTGCTGGCAAGGACCTTCCCTGGGCGAGGATCCTCGACGCGGTCGATTCCGTAACACCTGGTCAAAGCACGTCCAGTACGGATTGA
- the dcd gene encoding dCTP deaminase has translation MLLSDRDLRKELDDGRLELDPFDDALIQPSSVDVRLDRFFRVFDNSKYTHIDPSRQQDDLTSLVEHSDDDAFVLHPGEFVLGSTFETVRLPEDLAGRLEGKSSLGRLGLLTHSTAGFIDPGFGGHITLELSNVANLPITLWPGMKIGQLCLFRLSSPAEHPYGSKAAGSRYQGQRGPTPSRAYLNFVRVDTSR, from the coding sequence GTGCTGCTCAGTGACCGTGACCTGCGTAAAGAGCTCGATGACGGGCGTTTGGAACTCGATCCGTTCGACGACGCGCTGATACAACCCTCGAGCGTCGACGTTCGGCTGGACCGTTTCTTCCGCGTCTTCGACAACTCCAAGTACACCCACATCGACCCCTCGCGGCAGCAGGACGACCTGACCTCGCTCGTCGAGCACTCCGACGACGACGCGTTCGTGCTCCACCCCGGCGAGTTCGTCCTCGGGTCCACCTTCGAGACGGTGCGGCTGCCCGAGGACCTGGCTGGCAGGCTCGAGGGCAAGTCCTCCCTGGGGCGGCTCGGTCTGCTGACCCACTCGACGGCCGGTTTCATCGACCCGGGGTTCGGCGGGCACATAACTCTCGAACTGTCCAATGTCGCGAACCTGCCCATCACCCTCTGGCCGGGCATGAAGATAGGCCAGCTGTGCCTGTTCCGCCTGTCCAGCCCGGCCGAGCACCCGTACGGCAGCAAGGCCGCGGGCTCCCGCTATCAGGGGCAGCGCGGTCCCACGCCCTCTCGCGCATATCTCAACTTCGTACGGGTTGACACCAGCAGGTGA
- a CDS encoding sugar porter family MFS transporter, whose translation MSVDQTRGRSTDHLAHVVMIAGAAALGGFLFGYDTSVINGAVQAIQDNFAVGAALTGVTVAAALLGSAVGAAIAGGIADRLGRTRVMQVAAALFIISAIGSALPFTVWDLAWWRIVGGVAVGIASMIGPAYIAEVAPAEYRGRLGSLQQLAIVLGIAVSQLVNYALASAAGGSASAQLGPLDTWQWMLAVEAVPALIYLILATIIPESPRYLVSAGKTELARKVLNRIESADADEKIKEIRDALGGEKKPRLSDLRGRAGLLPIVWVGMAIAALQQFVGINVIFYYSSSLWQSVGVEESNSLLLSLFTSIVNIIGTIVAIMLVDKIGRKPLLVMGSIGMTIALALTGWAFSYAEVSGDQANLPFTWGVVALLSASAFVFCFAASWGVVMWVLLGEMFPPRIRAAALALGTATNWVANWLVTVTFPTMNAWNLPATYFIYAAFALISLFFVLRYLKETKGRSLEEMGS comes from the coding sequence ATGTCGGTAGATCAGACGAGAGGTCGTTCCACCGATCACCTGGCACACGTGGTGATGATCGCCGGGGCGGCTGCCCTGGGTGGCTTTCTGTTCGGTTATGACACTTCGGTCATCAACGGTGCGGTGCAGGCCATCCAGGACAACTTCGCCGTCGGCGCGGCGCTTACCGGCGTCACCGTCGCCGCGGCTCTGCTGGGTTCGGCTGTGGGAGCGGCCATAGCAGGTGGCATAGCGGACAGACTCGGCCGCACCCGAGTCATGCAGGTGGCGGCCGCGCTGTTCATCATCAGCGCGATCGGTTCGGCGTTGCCGTTCACCGTCTGGGACCTCGCCTGGTGGCGAATAGTCGGCGGTGTCGCCGTCGGTATCGCCTCCATGATCGGTCCGGCCTACATCGCCGAGGTTGCCCCGGCCGAGTACCGCGGACGACTCGGTTCGTTGCAGCAGCTCGCGATCGTGCTGGGAATCGCGGTTTCCCAGCTGGTCAACTACGCCCTCGCCTCCGCGGCGGGCGGCAGTGCCTCGGCCCAGCTGGGGCCGCTGGACACCTGGCAGTGGATGTTGGCGGTTGAGGCCGTCCCCGCGTTGATCTACTTGATCCTCGCCACCATCATCCCCGAATCCCCCCGCTACCTCGTCTCCGCGGGCAAGACCGAACTGGCCCGCAAGGTGCTGAATCGCATCGAGTCGGCCGACGCGGACGAGAAGATCAAGGAGATCCGGGACGCCCTCGGGGGCGAAAAGAAGCCGAGGCTCAGCGACCTGCGCGGAAGGGCCGGTCTGCTCCCCATCGTGTGGGTCGGCATGGCCATCGCCGCGCTGCAGCAGTTCGTCGGCATCAACGTCATCTTCTACTACTCCTCCTCGCTGTGGCAGTCCGTCGGTGTGGAGGAGAGCAACTCGCTGCTGCTGAGCCTGTTCACCTCCATCGTCAACATCATCGGTACGATCGTCGCGATCATGCTGGTCGACAAGATCGGCCGCAAGCCGCTGCTCGTGATGGGCTCGATCGGTATGACGATCGCGCTGGCGCTCACCGGCTGGGCGTTCAGCTACGCCGAGGTCAGCGGCGACCAGGCCAACCTCCCGTTCACCTGGGGCGTGGTGGCACTGCTCTCCGCCAGCGCCTTCGTGTTCTGCTTCGCGGCCTCCTGGGGTGTCGTCATGTGGGTGCTGCTCGGCGAGATGTTCCCGCCCCGCATCCGTGCCGCTGCGCTCGCCCTGGGCACTGCCACGAACTGGGTGGCGAACTGGTTGGTCACCGTGACGTTCCCGACCATGAACGCCTGGAACCTCCCGGCGACCTACTTCATCTACGCGGCGTTCGCGCTGATCTCGCTGTTCTTCGTGCTGCGTTACCTCAAGGAGACCAAGGGACGCTCGCTGGAGGAGATGGGCAGCTGA
- a CDS encoding Uma2 family endonuclease — protein sequence MSTVVAEEVIPVAAPAYDTGAFDPLVELNGVWTPDLADRYLPIPGMPPVKYECQDGHLIVSPYEGSANIYAADELRDRLKPHAKSIDGGAYTTLNIQLTPDSWIQPDFAVLREPARGRVWIPATQALLVGECVSPSSRVADRIDKPAMCAAAGIAYFMRVEVSYTKNHAEITLLRLAEHGTYEVHAKALAGSTFETREPFPLSFDPAELLED from the coding sequence ATGAGTACCGTGGTGGCCGAAGAGGTGATACCTGTGGCCGCACCTGCCTACGACACCGGCGCGTTCGATCCGCTCGTCGAGCTGAACGGTGTGTGGACCCCCGATCTCGCCGACCGGTACCTGCCGATACCCGGAATGCCTCCGGTGAAGTACGAGTGCCAGGACGGACACCTGATCGTGAGTCCCTACGAAGGTTCGGCCAACATCTACGCGGCCGATGAACTGCGTGACCGGCTGAAACCCCACGCGAAATCCATCGACGGCGGCGCTTACACCACGCTGAACATCCAGCTGACCCCGGACAGCTGGATCCAGCCCGATTTCGCGGTGCTGCGCGAACCGGCACGAGGCCGGGTGTGGATACCCGCCACCCAGGCCTTGCTCGTGGGTGAGTGCGTCTCGCCGTCCAGCCGCGTGGCCGACCGGATCGACAAACCCGCCATGTGCGCCGCGGCGGGCATCGCGTACTTCATGCGGGTCGAGGTCTCCTACACCAAGAACCACGCCGAGATCACACTGCTGCGGCTCGCCGAGCACGGCACCTACGAGGTGCACGCCAAGGCCCTGGCGGGCTCGACGTTCGAAACGCGGGAGCCCTTCCCGCTCTCCTTCGACCCGGCCGAACTGCTCGAGGACTGA
- a CDS encoding heterodisulfide reductase-related iron-sulfur binding cluster, translating to MVALQLVLGLICIAVTVVAVVMVVRTVRRMISSIRLGQPDPNRKGPFGARFSNMIKEVLGHTKMLKKSHVGIAHWFVMVGFGGLSLSVLVAYGEVFHAPFEIPWLGSFGPWNLLIEILGVTTILGGIWLSAVRQLNHPRRAGRVSRFAGSNFWQAYFVEAVVVLEGVGIMGLRSFKVSSDLFHAPVWSAPISFALGSVLPASALAVSLFAAFKILSAMIWVIVIASNITMGVAWHRFTAFFNIYFKRDPERTALGALKPMMSNGEPIDFEQADPDNDTFGAGSIEDFSWKGWLDFTTCTECGRCQDQCPAWNTAKPLSPKMLVTSLREHAYAKAPYLLEGGKKDMAGDEVGLTGDDAEQRKEKIDALALAESERPLVGTPEEAGIIDPEVLWACTSCGACVEQCPVDIEHVDHIVDMRRYQVMIESNFPTELGGMFKNLENKGNPWGQNNSDRLAWTKDLDFEVPVFDGELDEDVEYLFWVGCAGAFEDRAKKTTQAVAELLHIAGVKYTVLGPEEGCTGDPARRAGNEFLFQMLAEQNVETLNSVFEGREPGKRKIVATCAHCFNSLANEYGQLGGNYEVVHHTQLLNRLVREKRLVPVAPVTEDVTYHDPCYIGRHNKVYEPPRDLVNASGASFREMPRHADRAMCCGAGGARMWMEERTGKRINLDRVDEALGTAPSKVATGCPFCKVMLTDGMTTRQNEQTASEDVEVVDVAQLLLQSVKRGDGGSGADGAGTDGSGGDGQGSDGVTAGAGSGG from the coding sequence ATGGTAGCCCTACAGCTCGTCCTGGGCCTGATCTGTATTGCCGTGACCGTCGTCGCGGTGGTCATGGTGGTCAGGACGGTTCGCCGGATGATCTCCTCCATCCGGCTCGGACAACCGGACCCGAACCGCAAGGGGCCGTTCGGCGCCCGGTTCAGCAACATGATCAAGGAAGTCCTCGGGCACACCAAGATGCTCAAGAAGAGCCACGTGGGCATCGCCCACTGGTTCGTCATGGTGGGCTTCGGCGGACTCAGCCTGAGCGTGCTCGTCGCCTATGGCGAAGTCTTCCACGCGCCCTTCGAGATCCCCTGGCTCGGGTCGTTCGGCCCGTGGAACCTGCTGATCGAGATCCTCGGCGTGACCACGATCCTCGGCGGTATCTGGCTGAGCGCGGTGCGCCAGCTCAACCACCCCCGTCGCGCCGGGCGCGTCTCCCGGTTCGCCGGATCCAACTTCTGGCAGGCCTACTTCGTCGAGGCCGTCGTCGTCCTGGAGGGCGTCGGCATCATGGGCCTGCGCTCCTTCAAGGTCTCCTCCGACCTCTTCCACGCCCCGGTCTGGTCGGCACCGATCAGCTTCGCGCTCGGCAGCGTCCTGCCCGCGAGCGCGCTCGCGGTGTCGCTGTTCGCCGCGTTCAAGATCCTCTCGGCGATGATCTGGGTCATCGTCATCGCCTCGAACATCACCATGGGCGTGGCCTGGCACCGGTTCACCGCCTTCTTCAACATCTACTTCAAGCGGGATCCGGAGCGCACCGCGCTCGGTGCGCTGAAGCCGATGATGAGCAACGGCGAACCGATCGACTTCGAGCAGGCCGACCCGGACAACGACACCTTCGGGGCGGGCAGCATCGAGGACTTCTCCTGGAAGGGCTGGCTGGACTTCACCACCTGCACCGAGTGCGGGCGGTGCCAGGACCAGTGCCCTGCCTGGAACACTGCCAAGCCGCTCTCGCCGAAGATGCTGGTCACCAGCCTGCGCGAGCACGCCTACGCCAAGGCTCCGTACCTGCTGGAGGGCGGCAAGAAGGACATGGCCGGCGACGAGGTCGGCCTCACCGGCGACGACGCCGAGCAGCGCAAGGAGAAGATCGACGCGCTGGCCCTCGCCGAGTCGGAACGTCCGCTGGTCGGCACTCCCGAGGAAGCGGGCATCATCGACCCCGAGGTGCTGTGGGCCTGCACCAGCTGCGGCGCCTGCGTCGAGCAGTGCCCCGTGGACATCGAGCACGTCGACCACATCGTCGACATGCGGCGCTACCAGGTGATGATCGAGTCGAACTTCCCCACCGAGCTCGGCGGGATGTTCAAGAACCTGGAGAACAAGGGCAACCCGTGGGGCCAGAACAACTCGGACCGGCTGGCCTGGACCAAGGACCTGGACTTCGAGGTTCCGGTCTTCGACGGTGAGCTGGACGAGGACGTCGAGTACCTGTTCTGGGTCGGCTGCGCCGGCGCGTTCGAGGACCGCGCGAAGAAGACCACCCAGGCCGTCGCCGAGCTGCTGCACATCGCGGGCGTGAAGTACACCGTGCTCGGCCCGGAGGAGGGCTGCACCGGCGACCCGGCACGGCGCGCGGGCAACGAGTTCCTCTTCCAGATGCTGGCCGAGCAGAACGTGGAGACGCTGAACTCCGTGTTCGAGGGGCGCGAGCCCGGCAAGCGCAAGATCGTCGCCACCTGCGCGCACTGCTTCAACAGCCTGGCCAACGAGTACGGGCAGCTCGGCGGCAACTACGAGGTCGTGCACCACACCCAGCTGCTCAACAGGCTGGTGCGGGAGAAGCGACTGGTCCCGGTCGCCCCGGTCACCGAGGACGTCACCTACCACGACCCGTGCTACATCGGCAGGCACAACAAGGTCTACGAGCCCCCGCGCGACCTGGTCAACGCCTCCGGTGCCTCGTTCCGCGAGATGCCCAGGCACGCGGACCGCGCGATGTGCTGCGGGGCCGGCGGCGCCCGGATGTGGATGGAGGAGCGCACCGGCAAGCGGATCAACCTCGACCGCGTGGACGAGGCGCTGGGCACGGCACCGTCGAAGGTGGCAACCGGGTGCCCGTTCTGCAAGGTCATGCTCACCGACGGGATGACCACGCGGCAGAACGAGCAGACCGCCTCGGAGGACGTCGAGGTCGTCGACGTGGCGCAGCTGCTGCTCCAGTCCGTCAAGCGCGGTGACGGCGGCTCCGGAGCGGACGGCGCGGGCACCGACGGGTCCGGAGGCGACGGTCAGGGCTCGGACGGGGTCACCGCCGGCGCGGGCTCCGGCGGCTGA
- a CDS encoding DUF1707 SHOCT-like domain-containing protein yields the protein MAEPDDSIMRASDADREAVVGRLRGALDEGRLDLAEFDERVRRAYAAATWGELRPLTEDLPAVPAAAEADSAPAPAGKNRKLGKEWRDWAGTSFVLVGIWGVTSLASGELQYFWPAIPVGIWALVLLAGMLFGFGGADAAEDVDPDDEGGASRR from the coding sequence ATGGCCGAACCAGACGATTCGATCATGCGGGCTTCCGATGCCGACCGCGAAGCGGTGGTGGGGAGGCTGCGTGGCGCCCTGGACGAGGGCAGGTTGGACCTCGCCGAGTTCGACGAGCGCGTTCGGCGCGCCTACGCGGCCGCGACCTGGGGAGAGCTCCGGCCGCTGACGGAGGACCTGCCCGCAGTGCCCGCGGCGGCCGAGGCCGACTCCGCGCCCGCCCCGGCCGGCAAGAACCGAAAACTCGGCAAGGAGTGGCGCGACTGGGCGGGCACTTCCTTCGTCCTGGTGGGCATCTGGGGCGTGACCTCCCTGGCTTCCGGCGAACTGCAGTACTTCTGGCCCGCCATCCCGGTGGGGATCTGGGCGCTGGTCCTGCTGGCCGGGATGCTCTTCGGCTTCGGCGGGGCGGACGCCGCCGAGGACGTCGACCCCGACGACGAGGGAGGCGCCTCCCGTCGTTGA
- a CDS encoding DMT family transporter, which translates to MFRRLRGDVTVLGGFVVYIVLALAILSEVLGTISLRFVEGLSKPLPLLLVVLGYGSAFIALSRVLKMGIPVGAAYAIWSGVGVALVVLIGTFFLNETMTLVQLLGIVLIIGGVVALEAGGAH; encoded by the coding sequence TTGTTCCGTCGCCTGCGCGGCGACGTGACCGTGCTCGGAGGCTTCGTGGTCTACATCGTGTTGGCGCTGGCGATACTGTCGGAGGTGCTCGGGACCATCTCGCTGCGGTTCGTCGAAGGGCTGAGCAAGCCCCTGCCGCTGCTCCTGGTGGTGCTCGGCTACGGCTCCGCTTTCATCGCGCTGTCCAGAGTCCTCAAGATGGGCATCCCCGTCGGGGCCGCCTACGCGATCTGGTCCGGTGTCGGCGTCGCCCTCGTGGTGCTCATCGGAACGTTCTTCCTGAACGAGACCATGACCCTCGTCCAACTACTGGGAATAGTGCTGATCATCGGTGGTGTGGTCGCACTGGAGGCCGGAGGAGCACATTGA
- a CDS encoding TetR/AcrR family transcriptional regulator, with the protein MTDTDAPGEQSDGRRAKGERRRRAIIDATLRVVERDGIAGVSHRNIAREAEIPPASITYYFDSIDGVLVATLLESCETMISELRRSTEDAADDPERWVAATAEMLSGMVRNHRGRTLAEYELYLLAARRPALRPAARRWMEVTAGYVHGIGDGDSGAVQAMLAALDGLLMQALIAEQPPGPEAFRPALAALLRPRE; encoded by the coding sequence TTGACCGACACCGACGCTCCGGGCGAGCAGTCCGACGGACGCCGCGCCAAGGGCGAGCGCAGACGTCGCGCGATCATCGACGCCACCTTGCGCGTGGTCGAACGGGACGGGATCGCGGGAGTGAGTCACCGCAACATCGCACGCGAGGCGGAGATCCCACCCGCCTCGATCACCTACTACTTCGACAGCATCGACGGCGTGCTGGTGGCCACCCTGCTGGAGAGCTGCGAAACGATGATCTCCGAGCTGCGCCGGTCGACCGAGGACGCCGCCGACGACCCGGAGCGCTGGGTGGCCGCCACGGCCGAGATGCTGTCCGGAATGGTGCGGAACCACCGGGGGCGGACGCTGGCCGAGTACGAGCTCTACCTGCTGGCGGCCCGTCGTCCGGCGCTGCGGCCCGCCGCACGGCGCTGGATGGAGGTCACCGCTGGCTACGTCCACGGCATCGGGGACGGGGACTCCGGTGCCGTGCAGGCGATGCTCGCCGCCCTCGACGGTCTGCTGATGCAGGCGCTGATCGCCGAGCAGCCCCCGGGACCCGAGGCGTTCCGCCCGGCGCTGGCGGCTCTGCTGCGCCCGCGGGAGTGA